One genomic window of Salvelinus namaycush isolate Seneca chromosome 22, SaNama_1.0, whole genome shotgun sequence includes the following:
- the LOC120017759 gene encoding catechol O-methyltransferase domain-containing protein 1-like isoform X3, with amino-acid sequence MYTGYNTLNMALVVPESGQVVACEIDDEYVNIAKPFFKEAGVEDKINVRLQMCIKTLDELIAAGEAGTYDFVFIDADKRNYDRYYEKSLELVRQGGIIAIDNVLWSGKVVDPAPDDLTSQALDKLNKKLHTDQRIDLSMLTVGDGLTLAIKR; translated from the exons ATGTACACGGGGTACAACACCCTGAACATGGCGTTGGTTGTACCAGAGAGTGGTCAAGTGGTAGCATGTGAAATAGACGACGAATACGTGAACATTGCTAAACCTTTCTTTAAAGAG GCCGGAGTCGAGGATAAAATTAATGTCCGTCTTCAAATGTGTATAAAAACACTGG ATGAGTTGATAGCTGCTGGGGAAGCTGGCACCTATGACTTTGTGTTCATCGATGCGGACAAACGGAACTATGACAGATATTACGAGAAGTCTCTTGAGCTTGTGAGACAAGGGGGCATCATTGCCATTGATAAC GTACTCTGGAGTGGTAAAGTGGTGGACCCTGCTCCTGATGACCTGACCTCCCAGGCTCTGGACAAGCTCAACAAGAAACTCCACACGGACCAGAGGATCGATCTGAGCATGCTCACTGTGGGCGACGGACTCACCCTGGCCATCAAACGCTAA
- the LOC120017759 gene encoding catechol O-methyltransferase domain-containing protein 1-like isoform X1: protein MAPDIKMYFCIQLVLALTGTGIGSALPGKSHSGGKNDPVLQYVVNNSLREHPVMTKLRLAGVEDKINVRLQMCIKTLDELIAAGEAGTYDFVFIDADKRNYDRYYEKSLELVRQGGIIAIDNVLWSGKVVDPAPDDLTSQALDKLNKKLHTDQRIDLSMLTVGDGLTLAIKR from the exons ATGGCTCCAGATATCAAGATGTATTTCTGCATTCAGCTTGTTCTTGCACTAACAG GCACAGGAATTGGATCTGCCCTGCCAGGTAAGAGCCACAGTGGAGGGAAGAACGACCCAGTGCTGCAGTATGTCGTGAACAACTCACTGAGAGAACATCCTGTCATGACCAAACTCAGACTG GCCGGAGTCGAGGATAAAATTAATGTCCGTCTTCAAATGTGTATAAAAACACTGG ATGAGTTGATAGCTGCTGGGGAAGCTGGCACCTATGACTTTGTGTTCATCGATGCGGACAAACGGAACTATGACAGATATTACGAGAAGTCTCTTGAGCTTGTGAGACAAGGGGGCATCATTGCCATTGATAAC GTACTCTGGAGTGGTAAAGTGGTGGACCCTGCTCCTGATGACCTGACCTCCCAGGCTCTGGACAAGCTCAACAAGAAACTCCACACGGACCAGAGGATCGATCTGAGCATGCTCACTGTGGGCGACGGACTCACCCTGGCCATCAAACGCTAA
- the LOC120017759 gene encoding caffeoyl-CoA O-methyltransferase 1-like isoform X2 yields the protein MAPDIKMYFCIQLVLALTGTGIGSALPGKSHSGGKNDPVLQYVVNNSLREHPVMTKLRLAGVEDKINVRLQMCIKTLDELIAAGEAGTYDFVFIDADKRNYDRYYEKSLELVRQGGIIAIDNREDLPHLLIQVSLIPPPSPPRYSGVVKWWTLLLMT from the exons ATGGCTCCAGATATCAAGATGTATTTCTGCATTCAGCTTGTTCTTGCACTAACAG GCACAGGAATTGGATCTGCCCTGCCAGGTAAGAGCCACAGTGGAGGGAAGAACGACCCAGTGCTGCAGTATGTCGTGAACAACTCACTGAGAGAACATCCTGTCATGACCAAACTCAGACTG GCCGGAGTCGAGGATAAAATTAATGTCCGTCTTCAAATGTGTATAAAAACACTGG ATGAGTTGATAGCTGCTGGGGAAGCTGGCACCTATGACTTTGTGTTCATCGATGCGGACAAACGGAACTATGACAGATATTACGAGAAGTCTCTTGAGCTTGTGAGACAAGGGGGCATCATTGCCATTGATAAC AGAGAGGACCTGCCCCACCTACTGATACAGGTATCTCTGATCCCCCCACCTTCTCCCCCCAGGTACTCTGGAGTGGTAAAGTGGTGGACCCTGCTCCTGATGACCTGA